Genomic DNA from Thermus amyloliquefaciens:
AGGGGAAACTTCGCCACCTTGAGCCCGGAAGGCCTGGTCTTGGACCGCCGGGCGGGCCGGCCCAGCACCGAGGAAAACCGGCGGGTGGTGGCCCGGCTCCAGGAGGCCATCCCCCGCATAGAGGACGTGGAGGTGCGTTTCCATACGGAAAGCGAGCACCGCTTCCTGGTGGTCCTCCGGGGTGAGGGGCTGGGGGACGGGGTGACGGACACCGACCCCCAGAAGCCGGGCCTGCCCCCCCTGAAGGCCCAGGCCCTAGACCCGGCCTCGGCCAAGACCGCCCGGGTGGTGAACGAGCTCTCGGAGCGCATCCGCGAAGCCCTGCGGGATGAGCCCAAGCTGAACGGGGCCCTCTTCCGCGGGGCCTCCCGCAAGCCCGCCTTCCCCAAGATGGAAGGGGTCTACGGGTTAAAGGCGGCGGCCATCGCCAGCTACCCCATGTACAAGGGCCTGGCCAGCCTGGTGGGGATGGAGGTCCTGCCGGTGGAGGGGGAAGGGGACGCCCACGAGGGAAAACTAAAGGCCCTGCGGGAACACTGGGAGCGGTACGACTTCTTCTACCTCCACTTCAAGAAGACCGACGCCAAGGGGGAGGACGGGGACTTCCTTGGCAAGGTGGGGGAGATTGAGCGCTTTGACGCCCTTCTTCCGGAGATCCTGGCCCTGGGCCCCGACGTCCTGGCCATCACCGGGGACCATTCCACCCCCGCCCTCCTCAAGGCCCACTCCTGGCACCCCGTGCCCCTCCTCCTCAAGGCCCCCTACCTGCGAGGGGATGCCGCCCAACGCTTCACGGAAAGCGAGGCCGCCAAGGGAAGCCTGGGGCACCTGAGGGGGGTGGAGCTCATGCCCCTCCTCCTGGCCCACGCGGGGAGGCTCTTGAAGTACGGGGCTTGAAAAGACGGCACCGCCTCCGGGTGGAGGCGTCCGGAACCCCTGGGGGGCAATGCCCCCCGTTTTTCGGCAACCCCCTAGAGGTAGCCCGCCCGCTTGAGCTCCTCCGCCACCGCCTCGAGGACCAGCTCGTAGGCCCGGTCCAGGTCCACCCCCTTCAGGGTGGCCCCCGCGGCGGGCACATGCCCCCCTCCCCCAAGCCTTAAGGCGATGTTTTGGGCGGAAACCCCGCCCCGGGAGCGGATGGAGACCTTCACCCCCTCCTCCCGCCTGCGCAGGAACACGGAAACCACGCTTCCCTCCACGTAGCGGATGAGGCCCACGAAGTCGTCGGAGTCCTCCTCTTCCCGCTTAGCCTCCTCGGGGAGGTGGGCGGTGACGAGAAGCCCGCCGAAGTGGAAGGCCACGGTGGAAAGCACCTGCCCCATGAGGCGGAAGTAGGAGGGGGGGCGGAACTGGAGGCGGTCGGTGAGCTCGGCGAGCTTCACCCCGTAGCCCAAAAGCTCCGCCGCCACCCTAAGCACCTCGGGGCTGGTGTTGGCGAAGCGGAAGTTGCCGGTGTCCGTGACGATGCCCGTGAGCACGGGGGTGGCGATCTCCGCCGTCCAGGCCACCCCCAGGAGGTCGATGAGGTCCTTCACCATCTGGGCGGTGGCCGCCTTGGAGGGGTCCACCACGGCGATGTGGCCAAAGCGGGGGTTGGTGCCGTGGTGGTCAATGTTGATGACAAACCCCTCCACCGGCACCCCCACCACCCGGGAAGGCTCGGCGCTGTCCAGGGCCACCAGGGTAGCCCCCACGGGAAGCTTTTCCACGGGGTCCGAGTACTCCTCCTCCTTGGGCAAAAAGCGCAGGAAGCGGGGAGGCTCGGCCACCCAGTAGGCCTCCTTGCCCAGGGCCTTCAGGGCCCGGTACAGGCCCAGGGAGCTACCGATGGCGTCCCCATCGGGGTCCACGTGGGTGGCGATGTAGATGGGGCCCTCCACCGTCTTCAGCACCTCGGCCACCAGGCGCATCTTCTCCCAGTACTTGGGGTCGGGGGCGTTTGCGTCCATAGGCTATAACCTATCACGCAAAGGGGTTTCTCACCTCGAGGCCCCCATAGGCCCCAGGGTGGAGGTCCTCGCTCCACACCACCCGGGCCTTCAGGGCCCGGGCGCTTTGCAGGATGAGGGCATCCCAGAAGGAGATCCGGTGGCGCTCTGCCAAGTGGGTGGCCTTAAGGATGTCCCCCACGTGCACCCAAGCCTTACCGAGGTCGGTCAAGACCTGGCGGGCCACCTCCGGGGAAAGGGGGGGCTTGGAGCTTCCGGGTGGTG
This window encodes:
- a CDS encoding 2,3-bisphosphoglycerate-independent phosphoglycerate mutase, translated to MDLFAVIKELQQKAESKILLVVLDGVGGLPLEPGGPTELEAARTPNLDRLAAESALGLLTPVYPGLAPGSGPGHLALFGYDPFRYLVGRGALSALGLGVDFRDGDVALRGNFATLSPEGLVLDRRAGRPSTEENRRVVARLQEAIPRIEDVEVRFHTESEHRFLVVLRGEGLGDGVTDTDPQKPGLPPLKAQALDPASAKTARVVNELSERIREALRDEPKLNGALFRGASRKPAFPKMEGVYGLKAAAIASYPMYKGLASLVGMEVLPVEGEGDAHEGKLKALREHWERYDFFYLHFKKTDAKGEDGDFLGKVGEIERFDALLPEILALGPDVLAITGDHSTPALLKAHSWHPVPLLLKAPYLRGDAAQRFTESEAAKGSLGHLRGVELMPLLLAHAGRLLKYGA
- a CDS encoding DHH family phosphoesterase, with product MDANAPDPKYWEKMRLVAEVLKTVEGPIYIATHVDPDGDAIGSSLGLYRALKALGKEAYWVAEPPRFLRFLPKEEEYSDPVEKLPVGATLVALDSAEPSRVVGVPVEGFVINIDHHGTNPRFGHIAVVDPSKAATAQMVKDLIDLLGVAWTAEIATPVLTGIVTDTGNFRFANTSPEVLRVAAELLGYGVKLAELTDRLQFRPPSYFRLMGQVLSTVAFHFGGLLVTAHLPEEAKREEEDSDDFVGLIRYVEGSVVSVFLRRREEGVKVSIRSRGGVSAQNIALRLGGGGHVPAAGATLKGVDLDRAYELVLEAVAEELKRAGYL